A window of Vigna unguiculata cultivar IT97K-499-35 chromosome 4, ASM411807v1, whole genome shotgun sequence contains these coding sequences:
- the LOC114182396 gene encoding uncharacterized protein LOC114182396: MPTTLHHSLKLLASHCTTTATHSPTASPVFRRRRRKTLRMLLLHDPPESADSHVRVRSRLKDLLLSSPPPPSPITKRQEFGSLLPSVSVGVGYRSRTGCRLLRGSAAAVPVSFRRRLLRRAWRPVLLSIPE; the protein is encoded by the coding sequence ATGCCTACCACACTTCACCACAGTTTGAAGCTCCTCGCCAGCCACTGCACCACCACCGCCACTCACAGCCCTACTGCCAGCCCCGTCTTTCGCCGTCGCCGCCGCAAGACTCTCCGCATGCTCCTCCTCCACGACCCGCCGGAATCCGCCGACAGCCACGTCAGGGTCCGCTCCAGGCTGAAGGATTTGCTCCTCTCCTCGCCGCCCCCGCCGTCGCCGATCACAAAACGCCAAGAGTTCGGCAGCTTGCTCCCGTCTGTCTCCGTCGGCGTCGGTTACCGATCCCGGACTGGCTGTAGACTGCTGCGCGGTAGCGCCGCTGCGGTGCCGGTTTCGTTCCGGCGCCGATTGTTGAGAAGAGCGTGGCGGCCGGTGCTGCTGTCTATCCCTGAGTAG